GGAATAAAAATAATTCTTAAAGGAAAAAAAGAAGTTTCTTTTTACATCGGGAAGTATGCGGGTGATTATCAAAATTCATATTTCCGATTTGAAAATGACGATAAGGTTTATCTGGTGAGCGGAATGACAAAACATCAGGTTAATATAAAACCAGATGACTGGCGTGATAAGACGATAATGAAAATTGATAAAGAATTGATAGAAAAAATAAGCATTGACGATAAAGAGATAATAAAAAAAGATACACTCTGGATGTATAAGGACAAAATCATAGAGAAAAATAAAATTGATGGGCTACTTTACACCTTGAGCGATCTCAGGGCAACGGGATTTTCTGATACGGCGAGTTTCCAGCCCCGAAATAAAATAAAGATTTTTACCGCTGGCGGGGGTGAATTCGGGTTGGAAATTGGTGATAAGCGTGATTACAATTATCTCGTGAAATTGTCAGATAAACCGACGATTTTTCTTTTGAGTGAATACACTATTAATAATTTCTTAAATCTTATTTCTGAGCAAGAAAAGAAGAGAAAATGAATTGATAGGTAATACCTTTCATT
This region of candidate division WOR-3 bacterium genomic DNA includes:
- a CDS encoding DUF4340 domain-containing protein — protein: MKHKNIIILICVIVILFLILLFTGRKPQTKPIITVEELRSIQICRPIDTTEIEIRDNGYQIIKPFNYQGDSATIAFLINNLKNLKLGEVISKRKEKFDDFEVGVNGIKIILKGKKEVSFYIGKYAGDYQNSYFRFENDDKVYLVSGMTKHQVNIKPDDWRDKTIMKIDKELIEKISIDDKEIIKKDTLWMYKDKIIEKNKIDGLLYTLSDLRATGFSDTASFQPRNKIKIFTAGGGEFGLEIGDKRDYNYLVKLSDKPTIFLLSEYTINNFLNLISEQEKKRK